Proteins from a single region of Anastrepha ludens isolate Willacy chromosome 5, idAnaLude1.1, whole genome shotgun sequence:
- the LOC128865454 gene encoding KAT8 regulatory NSL complex subunit 2: protein MSAGCSHSRQRQFLRYGGSLQELREQLHQEIENKAKSCSNPTYECSVPRVDGYEFCMRHILRDPCGNFRQCTHIYPNGRKCTNALQKHDIKKDPALTTLCFEHNRKAQLQKTHATVGKLKRTDTNEVLLNSLAHHINVEDVQPEQNVGEQDEEIDVVSPHVTPFVAHDQVNSLSAVVSSLQKRRRILDYASDSSSNDDEPPSINNTARGFDFIESDDESVDSQAEDLLKHAGIYTREEALRISEAKLTKLQGLYIDQINRLHHTLKERRRRYLLALRKEREMLCSIHDQPKDTPRERKLYDQLKALNTYHRRYGVEAVLYKKFKEKRSRATEGYGHKGPGYTKCVFTEGGVKCGERAMPCCKFCRKHILEDKKQILFRACEVEKSGVVCQEPIPCIFDDASTCVLHMSIPPRRQYIQKKFESETEEDEAKDSLDDKTATEESSKSIKRSSFKCESAAAAARVGHITISHDRNEATTTSKAIK from the exons atgtctGCCGGGTGTTCACATTCGCGTCAGCGCCAGTTCCTGCGTTATGGGGGTAGCCTGCAGGAGTTGCGTGAGCAGTTGCATCAAGAAATCGAAAACAAAGCGAAAAGTTGTTCAAATCCCACTTACGAATGCTCAGTGCCGCGTGTTGATGGATATGAATTTTGCATGCGCCACATTTTACGCGACCCGTGTGGCAATTTCCGCCAATGCACCCATATCTATCCGAACGGGCGAAAGTGCACCAACGCACTGCAGAAGCATGATATCAAAAAGGATCCTGCTTTGACCACACTTTGCTTCGAACATAATCGCAAAGCGCAACTACAGAAAACACATGCAACTGTTGGCAAATTGAAGCGCACAGATACCAATGAGGTGCTCTTGAATAGCTTAGCTCACCATATTAATGTGGAAGATGTCCAACCAGAACAAAATGTGGGTGAGCAAGATGAGGAAATTGACGTAGTATCACCTCATGTGACACCATTTG TTGCACACGATCAGGTGAATAGCCTTAGTGCAGTTGTATCGAGTCTGCAAAAGAGACGTCGCATCTTGGATTACGCTTCAGATAGCTCAAGTAATGATGACGAACCACCCAGCATCAATAACACGGCACGAggttttgatttcattgaatCAGACGATGAGAGCGTAGATTCGCAAGCCGAGGATTTGCTAAA GCACGCTGGAATTTATACGCGTGAAGAGGCTTTACGTATCTCCGAGGCAAAGCTGACAAAACTGCAGGGCTTGTACATTGACCAAATAAATCGCTTACATCACACACTTAAAGAACGACGACGTCGCTATTTACTTGCCTTGCGCAAGGAGCGCGAAATGCTGT GCAGCATTCATGATCAGCCAAAGGATACGCCGCGCGAACGTAAGCTCTATGACCAGCTTAAAGCACTGAACACATACCATCGTCGTTATGGCGTTGAGGCTGTGCTCTAtaagaaattcaaagaaaagcgTTCGCGTGCCACAGAGGGCTATGGACACAAAGGTCCGGGTTATACCAAATGTGTCTTCACCGAGGGCGGTGTTAAGTGCGGCGAACGCGCTATGCCTTGCTGCAAATTCTGTCGCAAACATATTTTGGAAGATAAAAAACAGATACTTTTCCGTGCCTGTGAGGTGGAGAAGAGCGGCGTTGTGTGCCAGGAACCCATACCGTGCATCTTTGACGATGCATCGACTTGTGTCTTGCATATGTCCATACCGCCCCGTCGCCAATATATACAAAAG aagtTCGAATCTGAAACCGAGGAAGATGAAGCGAAAGACAGTCTGGACGATAAAACGGCGACGGAAGAGAGTTCAAAATCAATCAAACGGAGCAGTTTTAAGTGCGAAAGTGCAGCTGCAGCTGCGCGTGTTGGGCATATAACAATTTCGCATGACAGAAACGAAGCTACAACAACGTCAAAGGCGATCAAATAG